One window from the genome of Paracoccus marcusii encodes:
- a CDS encoding glutamine-synthetase adenylyltransferase, whose amino-acid sequence MSFQSRITRLPLPVDAARGADAAALFPTLSDRMRDLIAGAAGSSPYLAGLLRSEVDWLPDALDHDDVVARETAGLQSLDADALGVALRRAKRRVALLAALADLGGVWTLEQVTGALSDLADRAVDLALRAHVATEIRRGMLPATDADAGGIFALAMGKGGARELNYSSDIDLIVLFDETAYAEADQMEARAALIRATRRMAATLSDVTDHGYVFRTDLRLRPDAAVTPVCISTAAALAYYEAEGRTWERAAFIKARAAAGDIAAGERLLRELRPFVWRKHLDFAAIQDAHDMRLRIRDHKGLGGRLEVAGHNLKLGRGGIREIEFFTQTRQLIAGGRDRDLQCRDTVGGLAALAAKNWIPRDVAEELTAHYRDHRDIEHRIQMVNDAQTHSLPKDDQGLATIAALMGEADVQAWCARLKSRLERVHALTERFFAPTEPTESLPDLSDESRAVIQRWQTYPALRSDRARQIFRRIEAPLLSRMARAGHPAEALARFDSFLSGLPAGVQLFSLFEANPQLIDLIVDICGTAPALAAYLARHPSVLDGVLAGSFFAPWPREAGLVQELDAVLQRALSQPGGGYERALDAARRWAHEWQFRIGVHHLRGLIGADEAAVQYADLAGACVAALLPVTAADFARRHGPPPGRGAVVVGMGSLGARVLNAGSDLDLIVIYDADGVDASDGPRPLAARPYYARLTQAMVTALSAPTAEGRLYEVDMRLRPSGRQGPVATSIDSFGTYQMTEAWTWEHLALTRARCVAQIGPDADMLCQQIETLRLKVLAERGIDPRVLPDTGQMRDRLFAAKPPGGAFDVRQGAGRLQDIDLLAQSCALRAGDPARSTLAQLRAGRRAGLLTAEQADRLSSIWRGLWRVHAAARLLTDRPLDMDVIGRGGQDFLLREVEADSPDTLRDRLSDDFATVQAIVEGHLSDESPPD is encoded by the coding sequence ATGAGCTTTCAGTCCCGCATCACCCGCCTTCCGCTGCCCGTCGATGCCGCCCGCGGTGCGGATGCGGCGGCACTGTTCCCGACCCTGTCCGACCGGATGCGCGACCTGATCGCGGGCGCCGCGGGCAGCAGCCCCTATCTGGCCGGTCTGCTGCGGTCCGAGGTCGACTGGCTGCCCGATGCGCTGGACCATGACGACGTCGTCGCGCGCGAGACTGCGGGCCTGCAATCGCTGGACGCGGATGCCCTGGGCGTGGCGCTGCGCCGCGCCAAGCGGCGGGTGGCGCTGCTGGCGGCGTTGGCCGATCTGGGCGGCGTCTGGACGCTGGAGCAGGTGACCGGCGCGCTGTCCGACCTGGCCGACCGCGCCGTCGACCTGGCCCTGCGCGCCCATGTCGCGACCGAGATCCGTCGCGGCATGCTGCCCGCCACGGACGCCGATGCGGGCGGCATCTTCGCGCTGGCGATGGGCAAGGGCGGCGCGCGCGAACTGAACTACAGCTCGGACATCGACCTGATCGTCCTGTTCGACGAGACCGCCTATGCCGAGGCCGACCAGATGGAGGCGCGCGCCGCCCTGATCCGAGCCACGCGGCGGATGGCCGCGACCCTGTCCGACGTGACCGATCACGGCTATGTCTTTCGCACCGACCTGCGGCTGCGGCCCGATGCGGCGGTGACGCCGGTCTGCATCTCGACCGCCGCGGCGCTGGCCTATTACGAGGCCGAGGGGCGGACCTGGGAACGCGCCGCCTTCATCAAGGCGCGCGCGGCGGCGGGCGACATCGCCGCGGGCGAACGACTGCTGCGCGAATTGCGGCCCTTCGTCTGGCGCAAGCACCTGGATTTCGCGGCCATCCAGGACGCCCATGACATGCGGCTGCGCATCCGCGACCACAAGGGTCTGGGCGGGCGGCTGGAGGTGGCGGGCCACAACCTGAAACTGGGCCGCGGCGGCATCCGCGAAATCGAGTTCTTCACCCAGACCCGCCAGCTGATCGCGGGCGGGCGCGACCGCGACCTGCAATGCCGCGACACGGTCGGCGGGCTGGCGGCGCTGGCGGCCAAGAACTGGATCCCCCGGGACGTCGCAGAGGAACTGACGGCGCATTACCGCGACCATCGCGACATCGAACACCGCATCCAGATGGTGAACGACGCCCAGACCCACAGCCTGCCCAAGGACGATCAGGGATTGGCCACGATCGCCGCCCTGATGGGCGAGGCTGATGTCCAAGCCTGGTGCGCCCGGCTGAAATCGCGGCTGGAACGTGTGCATGCGCTGACCGAACGGTTCTTCGCCCCAACCGAACCGACCGAAAGCCTGCCCGACCTGTCGGACGAATCGCGGGCGGTGATCCAGCGCTGGCAGACCTATCCCGCGCTGCGGTCCGACCGGGCGCGCCAGATCTTTCGCCGGATCGAGGCGCCGCTCTTGTCGCGCATGGCCCGCGCGGGCCACCCCGCCGAGGCGCTGGCCCGCTTCGACAGTTTCCTGTCCGGCCTGCCTGCGGGGGTCCAGCTGTTCTCGCTGTTCGAGGCCAATCCTCAGCTGATCGACCTGATCGTCGACATCTGCGGAACGGCGCCCGCGCTGGCCGCCTATCTGGCGCGCCATCCGTCCGTTCTGGACGGCGTGCTGGCAGGCAGCTTCTTCGCCCCCTGGCCGCGGGAGGCCGGGTTGGTCCAGGAACTTGACGCGGTCCTGCAACGGGCCCTGAGCCAGCCTGGCGGTGGCTATGAACGGGCGCTGGATGCAGCGCGGCGGTGGGCGCATGAATGGCAGTTCCGCATCGGCGTCCATCACCTGCGCGGCCTGATCGGCGCGGACGAGGCGGCGGTGCAATACGCGGACCTTGCGGGGGCCTGCGTGGCGGCGCTGCTGCCGGTGACCGCCGCCGATTTCGCGCGCCGCCATGGCCCGCCGCCGGGCCGCGGCGCGGTCGTGGTGGGCATGGGTTCCCTGGGCGCGCGGGTGCTGAACGCCGGGTCGGACCTGGATCTGATCGTGATCTATGACGCGGACGGGGTCGATGCCTCGGACGGGCCGCGCCCGCTGGCCGCGCGCCCCTATTACGCCCGGTTGACGCAGGCGATGGTCACCGCCCTGTCTGCGCCCACCGCCGAAGGCCGGCTGTACGAGGTCGACATGCGGCTGCGCCCGTCGGGGCGGCAAGGGCCGGTGGCGACCTCGATCGACAGCTTCGGCACCTACCAGATGACCGAGGCCTGGACATGGGAGCATCTGGCCCTGACCCGCGCGCGCTGCGTCGCGCAGATCGGGCCCGATGCGGATATGCTGTGCCAGCAGATCGAGACCCTACGGCTGAAGGTGCTGGCCGAACGCGGCATCGATCCGCGTGTTTTGCCCGACACAGGCCAGATGCGTGACCGCCTGTTCGCCGCAAAGCCGCCGGGCGGGGCCTTCGACGTGCGACAGGGGGCCGGGCGGCTGCAGGACATCGACCTGCTGGCGCAGAGCTGCGCCTTGCGGGCGGGCGATCCAGCGCGGTCGACGCTGGCGCAGTTGCGGGCGGGTCGCCGGGCGGGGCTGCTGACGGCGGAACAGGCGGACCGCCTGTCGTCGATCTGGCGGGGA